Proteins from a genomic interval of Physeter macrocephalus isolate SW-GA chromosome 21, ASM283717v5, whole genome shotgun sequence:
- the S100G gene encoding protein S100-G, producing MSTNKFPEELKGIFEKYAAKEGDPNQLSKEELKLLIQTEFPSLLKGPSTLDDLFQELDKNGDGEVSFEEFQGLVKKISQ from the exons ATGAGTACAAACAAGTTTCCTGAAGAACTGAAgggcatttttgaaaaatacGCAGCCAAAGAAGGTGATCCAAACCAGCTGTCGAAGGAGGAGCTGAAGCTATTGATTCAGACTGAATTCCCCAGTTTACTAAAA GGTCCAAGCACCCTAGATGACCTCTTTCAAGAACTGGACAAGAATGGAGATGGAGAAGTTAGTTTCGAAGAATTCCAGGGGTTAGTAAAAAAGATATCCcagtga